CGATCATTACATTCAAAGCTATATTCGAACTAACAATGAATACATGTATGTTGATGGCTCTATAATCCGCTCATTTAAGTACTGTATGCCAACAATTTTTACTACTATGTGAATGAATTTGATAATTCTAAGGTCTTGCCACGCAAGGCTTCCGAGACATAAAAAAAGAAGTACCTCTCCAAATTGGATCACTGAACTACCTATCACCGATTGAATTCAAATTGACAAGACCTCAAAATAATTGTCTAGTTTAGTGTTGACATACCATCTGTTTCTACTTCACAATTTCTACAACTCTTAAGGATGTCCATGTATGAAATCTAAGAATGAGTGAGTAAAAGCAAGAAAAATCTAATTTATAGTGGGAGGAAATGAATGATGAAGATAAGGACATTTACTTGTGGGTTGATTATTGGCGTTATGGTCGCAAGCACAACGACCATCTTTGCGGCTGATTTCATAAAGGCCACACTATATCCGGTTACGTTGGTTATAAATTCTGAAGAAAAAAAACTTCCGGAAAACCAGAGCGTTTTGAACTACAACGATCACACGTATGTGCCGTTAAGGTGGGTCGCCGAACAAATGGATGCAAAAGTCGACTATCGCACGGTGCCCAGATACGATGAGACGATTATCAGCATCAAATTCCCTTGGTTTGAAGGAGACGCGGATGTTTCTGATTCGATTCCCGGCTATCTCATACGACATGTGGGTGGTGACGAGTTTCAAAAATGGCTCGGTGAGACAGATCCACACTATCGGAACTTGAAAACGTTTATGAAGGATTTTGGTATCACGGAAGAAGAAGCTGAACAAATCGAAGAGGACGCTCTCAGGGATTGAACAGTTCTAAAACAATGGCAGGGGATTTCAGAGGGCACTGAAAAAGTCCCCAAAGAAGCTTATTGAC
Above is a genomic segment from Litoribacterium kuwaitense containing:
- a CDS encoding stalk domain-containing protein — protein: MMKIRTFTCGLIIGVMVASTTTIFAADFIKATLYPVTLVINSEEKKLPENQSVLNYNDHTYVPLRWVAEQMDAKVDYRTVPRYDETIISIKFPWFEGDADVSDSIPGYLIRHVGGDEFQKWLGETDPHYRNLKTFMKDFGITEEEAEQIEEDALRD